One Panicum virgatum strain AP13 chromosome 3N, P.virgatum_v5, whole genome shotgun sequence DNA segment encodes these proteins:
- the LOC120665224 gene encoding uncharacterized protein LOC120665224 — protein sequence MGDSSSSSASYIRMVHHLIEKCICFNLNKEECMDALEKHAKINPVITSTVWKELEKENKEFFETYNRDRAERNIEAETMQRIQKMLAEAAASKTSDDES from the exons ATGGGcgactcctcctcttcctcagcaTCTTACATCAGAATG GTTCACCATCTAATAGAGAAGTGCATCTGCTTCAACCTGAACAAGGAAGAGTGCATGGATGCCCTGGAGAAGCATGCCAAGATCAACCCTGTCATCACTTCCACTG TGTGGAAGGAGCTGGAGAAGGAGAACAAGGAGTTCTTCGAGACATACAACAGGGACCGCGCCGAGCGGAACATCGAGGCGGAGACGATGCAGCGGATCCAGAAGATGCTAGCCGAGGCGGCGGCCTCCAAGACCTCCGATGACGAGAGCTAG
- the LOC120665225 gene encoding putative glycine-rich cell wall structural protein 1 has translation MAGTKLIALGFVVLMSMGLANAVRVARYSSADGTGTGGGEGGGYVNGAGSGSGSGTGEGASSSSGVHAAAGGGGGGGGTSQYGGSGYGGGSGSGSGSGSYSQGPYSAYGGESANAGGSGGGGGGGQAGGSWGSSAQGSGSGTGSGSSYSNRYWYGPSYAGANANGNGGGTGSSQNGGGGGGQGSGSGFGNANP, from the coding sequence ATGGCAGGCACCAAGCTAATAGCACTGGGTTTCGTTGTCCTCATGAGCATGGGGTTAGCCAATGCCGTGAGGGTGGCGAGATACTCCAGTGCTGATGGAACAGGCACAGGAGGGGGAGAGGGTGGTGGATACGTGAATGGTGCAGGATCAGGGTCCGGGTCTGGCACCGGCGAAGGTGCGAGCAGTTCAAGTGGTGTCCATGCAGCTGCTGGAGggggtggtggaggtggtggaaCTAGCCAATACGGCGGGTCTGGTTATGGTGGAGGGTCCGGGTCGGGTTCAGGGTCCGGTTCATATAGTCAAGGACCCTATTCTGCTTATGGTGGAGAATCTGCCAATGCTGGTGgttctggtggtggtggaggaggaggacaagCTGGAGGTTCTTGGGGATCTAGTGCGCAAGGGTCTGGTAGTGGCACTGGATCTGGCTCTAGCTACTCCAACAGGTATTGGTATGGCCCTAGTTATGCAGGTGCAAATGCTAATGGCAATGGTGGTGGCACCGGGAGCAGTCAAAATGGTGGGGGAGGTGGTGGCCAAGGTTCTGGATCTGGGTTCGGCAATGCCAACCCCTGA